The Trichomycterus rosablanca isolate fTriRos1 chromosome 17, fTriRos1.hap1, whole genome shotgun sequence DNA segment TCAATGCACGCACTAACCCATGCTACAAAAGCAAGATGCATTTCCTAACCTGCCAAACATTTAACCTGTTGTTTCAACCctatcagttaaaataatgtGTCAAGTATTGAGCATACCTAAATGAACATGATTCCAGGATGAAAGCTGAAATTAAGTAGGCCTATTTGATCGTTTCTCATCCCATCGTTCTAAGTCACGATTTCTAATCAATACTCCTAAAAATAGTTTTACCCAACCAGGTTAAATTATCTATAAAATTATTatctataaaaaaatacatttactttaataCCGGTTTACAAATACATATGGTTTTATATATCTAGAAATAATTCTAGGCTCcagtggcgcaatcggttagcatGCGGTACTTTAAGCAATGCCGAGGTTGTGAGTTCGAGCACCCcttttgagagagagagagagagattgtggTTTCTTAAATAGACAAAAGAGTTAGTAAATGGGTTACCTATACTCGTTACGTATATTGCGTGCTATGGTACGTAGATTGCGTATACTTATCCTACGTGTTATACTCAATACGACAAAGCCAAAATGCACTTCTTAACAACCTGCCAAATTTTTATTGATGCCATTATGCACTTCGAAATTATGTATTGTATCGCTTTACATTTTGTGATCTGCAAGCAATTCAGCGCATCAGTGCATTTATTAATACTCCATAACATGCTGGTAAAAAACGATCTCCATTGTGTAGAAGAGATCCTTTAGGAACAACTCTGGTAAACAGACAAAGTTAATAACTGTGAAAATTTCTGAAAATATTGAACTTTACCTGCACACCACAAGATGCTGTTTGGAACACATCAACTCAGCTTTGCTCCATGTCCATCCTGATACAGCGAGCTTTATGTGCATGTCATATTGCTTGTGTAGTGAACTTTTTACTCAGTTTAATCAGCTCATTAATCATGAgaatttattctcataatctGACTTCGATAAGCTCcagtggcgcaatcggttagcgcgcgGTACTTATAAGGCAGTACTTGTTAAGCTATGCCGAGGTTGTGAGTTCGAGCCTCACCTGGAGCACAGCTTTTAAGAGTACTAAAAAAACCTGCAATCACGAGGCAGTAGAAGGCTTTGCTACATGAAATGAATAGTTGTCTATTGTAAACGTGTATATTATAGGCTTATCTGTACTGTGATGTATCTATGCGTAGTATACAAAGTCATTATACCTACTAACCCATTCCACAAAAGCATCATGCATTTCTTAACTTGCCACACTTTTATATGTTAAAATAATGTGTGACATTTTAAGCAAGCCTAAATGTAACATGATTCCAGTAGGATTTATTATGTAACATGATTCAAGTATGATTTATTATTGCAtcgttttttctttattaaaaccTTTTGGTAAAGCTTTTTTTCTCCGATTTGCTCCAGGTATACTGCCCAAACTCACAACCTCAGAAGGGCTGGTTGCTCAGCTTGATCTCACCTACAAAAGCCATGATGGGGTTGCAgtctggaaataaataaaagccttaCTAtccttaatatttttaaaactatttaaactAACAACATCTAGGAAAAATTAGTAAACGCTGAAGTACTGTTGAGAAATGTATCTGGAGTACTCGTTACGTACATTGCGTAGCATGGTACGTATATTGCGTATACTCCTCGTCTGTATTATATTCAATGCAACAGCTTTCAAAATGTTCATTCGACCATGTCGGGTTGAATTATGTGTGAATTATTAAGCAAGCCTAAATGTAACATGATGTCAGTATGCATTctgttacatttttacatatgcgatcttttacattttgtaatccgcaaacagtttaatgttaaaatgcattatcAGTATTTCAATACATGCTGGCTTGAGCAGACTAGGTTTAACCGTCTGGACGAGAGTGCGCATGCGTGCAGCATTAGAGGTTGAGTGTTAGTTCCACTCTAGAAAGAGTACTAATTGAGGATAACGATCTCCACGCAACGAAACGAAGCGTTAACAAGTTACTTTTATAAGGTTCGTAGTCAAATATGGAAAAAAAAGTCCATTGTTGACGTAAACTGAGGTTTACCCGTGACTGTAGTGATGGATAGTtcccgacaaaataaagcctattactcatgtaaacagagagatgtgCGCCAGCTggcggacaattactgaactactggtctcaGTACACTTCTCGTGGGAATTTTGAACAATCGGACCGGACATTACGAGTTATCATTATAACGCATTATATGCAATAATGCAACAAAGCCACGGTAAAGTACTTACTGTaaattttgtattatatttaatcgttttgttttgtattatttgctCAGTATTATGTAAGTAAACTATAGTAGAACAATCGACGTGAGCTCAGCATACAAGTGAAGCCATGCTGGGATTGGTATCTTACCTGGAGCAAAACGTTTAGGAGTAATAACTGGAATAATACGAGAGCCTTACCAACAAGCTTGGGTAAAGTAAATAGACAAAGTTAATAAATCAGAAAATTTCTATTGTTATCAAATATTGAGGTTTACCTACTGTAGTGATGTATATTTCCAAAAGACCTTACACAATATGACTATTATTCGTCAAATTTAATTTACAACATTGTATTTGGAACACAACACTGCTCCATGTCCATCCTGATACAGTGAGTTTTAGACTAATATGTACAGTACGTGCCATGTTCCTTACCAAGTAGGctactttattttatatttccatTCTCTTTTTTTCGTTGTTAAGTATCGGCGATAGGCTCcagtggcgcaatcggttagcgcgcgGTACTTATACAGCAGTACTTGTTAAGCAATGCCGAGGTTGTGAGTTCGAGCCTCACCTGGAGCACAGCTTTTAAGAGTACTACGTTAAGCACGACTTTAATCATGAATAGAAGCTTGAACACAAAGGTTTGCTTAAGAATGTAGACTAAATCGTTAAATGTTCATTGTTAACACACGTTGAGGTTTATCTGTTACTCTTGTGATTTAAGCAAGTTTTTATTATGCGTATCATACGCAATCAATGCACGCACTAACCCATGCTACAAAAGCAAGATGCATTTCCTAACCTGCCAAACATTTAACCTGTTGTTTCAACCctatcagttaaaataatgtGTCAAGTATTGAGCATACCTAAATGAACATGATTCCAGGATGAAAGCTGAAATTAAGTAGGCCTATTTGATCGTTTCTCATCCCATCGTTCTAAGTCACGATTTCTAATCAATACTCCTAAAAATAGTTTTACCCAACCAGGTTAAATTATCTATAAAATTATTatctataaaaaaatacatttactttaataCCGGTTTACAAATACATATGGTTTTATATATCTAGAAATAATTCTAGGCTCcagtggcgcaatcggttagcatGCGGTACTTTAAGCAATGCCGAGGTTGTGAGTTCGAGCACCCcttttgagagagagagagagagattgtggTTTCTTAAATAGACAAAAGAGTTAGTAAATGGGTTACCTATACTCGTTACGTATATTGCGTGCTATGGTACGTAGATTGCGTATACTTATCCTACGTGTTATACTCAATACGACAAAGCCAAAATGCACTTCTTAACAACCTGCCAAATTTTTATTGATGCCATTATGCACTTCGAAATTATGTATTGTATCGCTTTACATTTTGTGATCTGCAAGCAATTCAGCGCATCAGTGCATTTATTAATACTCCAAAACATGCTGGTAAAAAACGATCTCCATTGTGTAGAAGAGATCCTTTAGGAACAACTCTGGTAAACAGACAAAGTTAATAACTCTGAAAATTTCTGAAAATATTGAACTTTACCTGCACACCACAAGATGCTGTTTGGAACACATCAACTCAGCTTTGCTCCATGTCCATCCTGATACAGCGAGCTTTATGTGCATGTCATATTGCTTGTGTAGTGAACTTTTTACTCAGTTTAATCAGCTCATTAATCATGAgaatttattctcataatctGACTTCAATAAGCTCcagtggcgcaatcggttagcgcgcgGTACTTATAAGGCAGTACTTGTTAAGCTATGCCGAGGTTGtgagttcaagcctcacctggAGCACAGCTTTTAAGAGTACTAAAAAAACCTGCAATCACGAGGCAGTAGAAGGCTTTGCTACATGAAATGAGTAGTTGTCTATTGTAAACGTGTATATTATAGGCTTATCTGTACTGTGATGTATCTATGCGTAGTATACAAAGTCATTATACCTACTAACCCATTCCACAAAAGCATCATGCATTTCTTAACTTGCCACACTTTTATATGTTAAAATAATGTGTGACATTTTAAGCAAGCCTAAATGTAACATGATTCAAGTATGATTTATTATTGCAtcgttttttctttattaaaaccTTTTGGTAAAGCTTTTTTTCTCCGATTTGCTCCAGGTATACTGCCCAAACTCACAACCTCAGAAGGGCTGGTTGCTCAGCTTGATCTCACCTACAAAAGCCATGATGGGGTTGCAgtctggaaataaataaaagccttaCTAtccttaatatttttaaaactatttaaactAACAACATCTAGGAAAAATTAGTAAACGCTGAAGTACTGTTGAGAAATGTATCTGGAGTACTCGTTACGTACATTGCGTAGCATGGTACGTATATTGCGTATACTCCTCGTCTGTATTATATTCAATGCAACAGCTTTCAAAATGTTCATTCGACCATGTCGGGTTGAATTATGTGTGAATTATTAAGCAAGCCTAAATGTAACATGATGTCAGTATGCATTctgttacatttttacatatgcgatcttttacattttgtaatccgcaaacagtttaatgttaaaatgcattatcAGTATTTCAATACATGCTGGCTTGAGCAGACTAGGTTTAACCGTCTGGACGAGAGTGCGCATGCGTGCAGCATTAGAGGTTGAGTGTTAGTTCCACGCTAGAAAGAGTACTAATTGAGGATAACGATCTCCACGCAACGAAACGAAGCGTTAACAAGTTACTTTAATAAGGTTCGTAGTCAATATGGAAAAAAAAGTCCATTGTTGACGTAAACTGAGGTTTACCCGTGACTGTAGTGATGGATAGTtcccgacaaaataaagcctattactcatgtaaacagagagatgtgCGCCAGCTggcggacaattactgaactactggtctcgGTACACTTCTCGTGGGAATTTTGAACAATCGGACCGGACATTACGCGTTATCATTATAACGCATTATATGCAATAATGCAACAAAGCCACGGTAAAGTACTTACTGTaaattttgtattatatttaatcgttttgttttgtattatttgctCAGTATTATGTAAGTAAACTATAGTAGAACAATCGACGTGAGCTCAGCATACAAGTGAAGCCATGCTGGGATTGGTATCTTACCTGGAGCAAAACGTTTAGGAGTAATAACTGGAATAATACGAGAGCCTTACCAACAAGCTTGGGTAAAGTAAATAGACAAAGTTAATAAATCAGAAAATTTCTATTGTTATCAAATATTGAGGTTTACCTACTGTAGTGATGTATATTTCCAAAAGACCTTACACAATATGACTATTATTCGTCAAATTTAATTTACAACATTGTATTTGGAACACAACACTGCTCCATGTCCATCCTGATACAGTGAGTTTTAGACTAATATGTACAGTACGTGCCATGTTCCTTACCAagtactttattttatatttccatTCTCTTTTTTTCGTTGTTAAGTATCGGCGATAGGCTCcagtggcgcaatcggttagtgCGCGGTACTTATACAGCAGTACTTGTTAAGCAATGCCGAGGTTGTGAGTTCGAGCCTCACCTGGAGCACAGCTTTTAAGAGTACTACGTTAAGCACGACTTTAATCATGAATAGAAGCTTGAACACAAAGGTTTGCTTAAGAATGTAGACTAAATCGTTAAATGTTCATTGTTAACACAAGTTGAGGTTTATCTGTTACTCTTATGATTTAAGCAAGTTTTTATTATGCGTATCATACGCAATCAATGCACGCACTAACCCATGCTACAAAAGCAAGATGCATTTCCTAACCTGCCAAACATTTAACCTGTTGGTTCAACCctatcagttaaaataatgtGTCAAGTATTGAGCATACCTAAATGAACATGATTCCAGGATGAAAGCTGAAATTAAGTATTTGATCGTTTCTCATCCCATCGTTCTAAGTCACGATTTCTAATCAATACTCCTAAAAATAGTTTTACCCAACCAGGTTAAATTATCTATAAAATTATTatctataaaaaaatacatttactttaataCCGGTTTACAAATACATATGGTTTTATATATCTAGAAATAATTCTAGGCTCcagtggcgcaatcggttagcatGCGGTACTTTAAGCAATGCCGAGGTTGTGAGTTCGAGCACCCCTTTTGAGAGAGATTGTGGTTTCTTAAATAGACAAAAGAGTTAGTAAATGGGTTACCTATACTCGTTACGTATATTGCGTGCTATGGTACGTAGATTGCGTATACTTATCCTACGTGTTATACTCAATACGACAAAGCCAAAATGCACTTCTTAACAACCTGCCAAATTTTTATTGATGCCATTATGCACTTCGAAATTATGTATTGTATCGCTTTACATTTTGTGATCTGCAAGCAATTCAGCGCATCAGTGCATTTATTAATACTCCAAAACATGCTGGTAAAAAACGATCTCCATTGTGTGGAAGAGATCCTTTAGGAACAACTCTGGTAAACAGACAAAGTTAATAACTCTGAAAATTTCTGAAAATATTGAACTTTACCTGCACACCACAAGATGCTGTTTGGAACACATCAACTCAGCTTTGCTCCATGTCCATCCTGATACAGCGAGCTTTATGTGCATGTCATATTGCTTGTGTAGTGAACTTTTTACTCAGTTTAATCAGCTCATTAATCATGAGAATTTATTCTCATTATGTGTCTTCGTTAAGCTCcagtggcgcaatcggttagcgcgcgGTACTTATACAGCAGTACTTGTTAGGCAATGCCGAGGTTGTGAGTTCGAGTCTCACCTGGAGCACAGCTTTTAAGAGTCGAAACATATGCGATCTCAATGATAAGAGAACATCTAACAAGAGGCTGTAGTGTGGTAAGTAAATCAAGTGAACTTAACtgcttaaagcttctttatgcCAGCCTGCAATCATAATTTGTAAAGTTGATATTTGTCAGTAAACTCTAGAGCAGCAGTAGTCAGCAGTAGTCATAACAGTGTGCGAATAAAGCCATCAAAGTTCGAGTTAGGGATCCCATCTTCAGatatgcacccccccccccccccaatatacagatatacagatgtacaagtTATAAATAAACGTATGGTATTTGATAGACAACAGTTCACCTGTTCTCCATCCTGACAACAGTCATTTCATGTTGATATGTGCAAGTGCCTATGTTGCCTATACGTTTCAAACCCCATTAATTTGATAGCCCGTAGCCCGGGGGTCTCGTTACAAAAAAATCCTGtcatatcaacaactgatgggaacactggcGGATTCCAACATTAAACAAAAGAAGTAAGTGGAATacgtttatttataatttttacataAGGATATGACCAATGTAATCACCACTGTTACaaactgtaactgtattttACTAAGTTAATTATTCTTAGTAACTTGCACTTATTAAATGCATGAAAAACTTGCAGTTGAACTGCCTTTTTTCCCTAATGAGCTACCAGTAACTTGACATTGAAAATTTGAAAGTCATTGtaacaaataatgtaaatgtgttgtaTAAACTTAAGATTTGAAGTCAGTCACATTTAATATGAAGAGAAATCAGCTATGGAGTTTGAACTGAATTAAGATCAAGTTGgctaaaatacatgttttagtAGAATTGCATTTTGATGAAGTTAACTACACAGTTCAATTTGAAAAAAATCAAAACCATTTTAATTGAACAAGGCAATTCTATTCATGTTAAAATGTAATCAAGCTGTTTAAACTAGGGGATTTTAGTTGAAATAATTTGCTTTCGAGTTCATGCAGCTTTAAAATTCTGTTTAAATTGAATGATCACTTAGTTACCGTAACTTAAAAATTCGATTTTAAGGAATGAAAAACTGTGTTGACTCAACAAATTATGTTAAGTGATGTTGCCTTTATGCCAAGTTTTAATAACTACGCTTTCTGAGTTTACTTAACTTAAAATTTTAAGGCAGCATGGACACTAACTTTTTAAAGTTGAAACAAAAAGGATATTTTTTACCGTGTGGGGTGGCATTTTAAGCATATCTAAATACTGCGGGGTCCCCCAATAGATGGCCTTGAGTTCTGTATTTCCATTCTCagtttttcacacacacacacacacacacacacacacacatgaccatAACCCAGATAACAACACAACAGCATATAATTCATATGAATGCGGACGCAAATCACATCCgaacattttgtttatttactacacaaatgttttgtatttatgtTTCACAATGTCATAAACACTAGCCATTCTTTATgtgtcttttctctttttttttctctttttgcgCGTACCCAGCCCATCTGAAGTCTTTTTTGAGAAGTGAGCGTCTTTTTGGCACAGCGTGCTTCCTCAACATGAAACGACTGGTGCCAGTGTTTTCGGTGTATAGTACGAAGTCTCACACAGTCCAGTGCCAGTCTCAGCAATTGGAACCTTAGCAGGCGCTTCGTAAATGGCATCTCCACAGGTGCGCACTTTGGATACAGTGGGTGAGTTGACTCTCCAGAACAGCTTCTTTAGCATTCTTCTAAACTCGCTGCGCATTAAGCAGTAAAGCACCGGGTTCAAGCAGCTGTTGGCATGCGCAAGGCAAACTGTTAACGGGAATACATATGTGTGCACCATGTAGTATGTTTTGTCCCAGCGCACCGCGTTTAGCTTTACAAGCACACCCCAGAGTGTGATGGCATGGTTGGGCATCCAGCAGATGAAAAAAGACAGGACAACAACAGTCACAGATTTAGTGACTTTTATTCGCCTGCGCTGCCGGTTCCGATTCGCGAAGCTCTTTCGGCGAACGAAGCGCAACAGGAGTGCATTGCAGATGGAAAGTGTGATCATGGGAAGGATAAAGGCGAGCACCACTTTCTGTAAATGGTAAAATGCTAACCATTGATGTCCATCTGGAAACCGAAGCAGGCACAGACGTTCCCCTGCTACTGGACTTACCGTGGAGAAGGCAAGGGTTGGCGCAGTAGCGAGGCTTGCCAAAACCCAAAGCGCTGCGCATAGGCTCTTTACCGAGCCGAACATACGCCTGCCACCTCCTTTCATACCACACGCCACCGACCAGTACCGACTTACGCTCATTGCTGTGAGGAAAAACACACTTGCGTACATGTTCATGACTGTGACTGAGAGCACGATCTTGCACATGGCGTTCCCAAACGGCCAACTAAAATCCAGCGCAGCATCCGCAGCCCAGAACGGCAGCGTTAGCACAAACTGGAAGTCCGTGATGGCTAAGTTTACGACGAAAAAGTTGATCACAGATTTATCTTTCCCCCTTCGCTTCTTTATCAGGAAAATTACTAACAGGTTGCCGACCAGACCGACAGCGCACACCGCCGCGTACACAGAGGTAATAATGATCCGCAGGATGAGACTCCCGTCTGCGCTCACGTCTATGTCCTCCAGACTGCTGAACTTGTGCTGGTGGCTCAGACTCGAATTCTTGTTTGATGTTGCCCCTCCGCTATAATTCACAATTCCTCCCATCCTGTCTTAGTAAAGCACTGGTGCTTTTTCCAGCCCCGATCTGTCTACTGATTTCGCTTTCCATTAAGCAAAATTGCCTCAAACTGTAAGGATGGTTTTTCGTCAGAGACGCTGCGTAAAGACGCGCTTTTATAGGGTTTCATCGCACCTCTTTACTCCCGCCCTTAAAGCAGAGTGGACAGATCATTCTGATTGACATGTCACtgtgacagtaaagcatggggATAGGAAAATTAGAATGATACCAAGGGTCCTCAGTATGGAACACAAAGTACAGTATATAGCCATTTTTATACCTTGGGTCAAGACAAATATCATCTAAAAAGGGTGCCAATCTGTGGCTGGGTAGCCCgcactcacccatttactcaTACCTACAAGGGCAACTTAAGAGTAGCCCATCCACCAAGtggtgtttttgggaggtgttaGGAAACTGGAGTAGCAATAAGAAAACCACATTACTCCATTAATCTGTCGCAAAATAACACAAGAAAACCGTTCACTAACCCGTCAGCTTCCAACAAGTCTGTTGGGAGTCAAATGTTCTCCATATTAAAATATCTACATATTGGTAGCATTTATGTTGTATTTAGGTAACTGTGAATGAACCAATTATTAAATGTTCCTTAGGAACCAAAATAGTTT contains these protein-coding regions:
- the rxfp3.3a2 gene encoding LOW QUALITY PROTEIN: relaxin-3 receptor 1 (The sequence of the model RefSeq protein was modified relative to this genomic sequence to represent the inferred CDS: substituted 1 base at 1 genomic stop codon), with the translated sequence MAKSVDRSGLEKAPVLYXDRMGGIVNYSGGATSNKNSSLSHQHKFSSLEDIDVSADGSLILRIIITSVYAAVCAVGLVGNLLVIFLIKKRRGKDKSVINFFVVNLAITDFQFVLTLPFWAADAALDFSWPFGNAMCKIVLSVTVMNMYASVFFLTAMSVSRYWSVACGMKGGGRRMFGSVKSLCAALWVLASLATAPTLAFSTVSPVAGERLCLLRFPDGHQWLAFYHLQKVVLAFILPMITLSICNALLLRFVRRKSFANRNRQRRRIKVTKSVTVVVLSFFICWMPNHAITLWGVLVKLNAVRWDKTYYMVHTYVFPLTVCLAHANSCLNPVLYCLMRSEFRRMLKKLFWRVNSPTVSKVRTCGDAIYEAPAKVPIAETGTGLCETSYYTPKTLAPVVSC